Proteins encoded together in one Streptomyces sp. NA04227 window:
- a CDS encoding NUDIX hydrolase, which translates to METSQRPAVRVLCLDAAHRVLLLRWRDPFDGTWLWEPPGGGIEPGEEPLEAARRELAEETGLDPDSVLDRSVPVDRDVWWNGKRYIGTERFYLARFATEQPSLTRAGLLPHERTSLDTHGWFSRADLASLTDPVEPPQLLDVLGLLAPDDSGPGRSTYA; encoded by the coding sequence GTGGAGACGAGTCAACGACCGGCTGTCAGGGTCCTGTGTCTGGACGCCGCACATCGCGTACTGCTTCTGCGCTGGCGTGACCCGTTCGACGGGACGTGGCTCTGGGAGCCGCCCGGTGGGGGCATCGAGCCCGGCGAGGAGCCGTTGGAGGCGGCGCGGCGCGAACTGGCCGAGGAGACGGGGCTCGACCCGGACTCCGTCCTCGACCGGTCGGTGCCGGTCGACCGCGATGTGTGGTGGAACGGCAAGCGGTACATCGGGACCGAGCGTTTCTATCTCGCCAGGTTCGCCACCGAGCAACCGTCTCTGACTCGGGCCGGGCTACTCCCCCACGAACGGACATCCCTGGACACGCACGGCTGGTTCAGCCGCGCGGACCTGGCTTCGCTCACCGACCCCGTCGAGCCACCTCAACTGCTGGACGTACTGGGGCTGTTGGCTCCGGACGATTCCGGTCCGGGGCGCAGCACGTACGCATGA
- a CDS encoding dihydrofolate reductase family protein translates to MRVVITEFMSLDGVVQAPGGPKEDTDGGFAHGGWTHPFFDPEVVGGAFDAALANAEGLLFGRRTWQTMAAAWPGRAGDPFADRMNALPKYVVSETLSDDKLTWNNTTRIAGGDAVARIRELRATGDGDLVVMGSSSLARTLLSEGLADELRLLIMPVLLGGGKTIFPGDGALRTLQLVSATTSPNGVQVCVFRPAGEGA, encoded by the coding sequence ATGCGTGTTGTGATCACTGAATTCATGAGTCTGGACGGCGTTGTGCAGGCGCCGGGCGGTCCCAAGGAGGACACCGACGGTGGTTTCGCCCACGGCGGCTGGACGCACCCCTTCTTCGACCCGGAGGTGGTCGGCGGCGCGTTCGACGCGGCGCTGGCCAACGCAGAGGGACTGCTGTTCGGGCGCCGCACCTGGCAGACGATGGCCGCGGCATGGCCGGGCCGGGCCGGGGACCCGTTCGCCGACCGGATGAACGCACTGCCGAAGTACGTGGTGTCCGAGACCCTGAGCGACGACAAGCTGACTTGGAACAACACCACGCGTATCGCGGGCGGCGACGCCGTCGCCCGGATCCGGGAACTGCGTGCCACCGGGGACGGCGACCTGGTCGTGATGGGCAGCTCCTCGCTCGCCCGCACCTTGCTCAGCGAGGGCCTGGCCGACGAACTCCGGCTCCTGATCATGCCGGTGCTCCTCGGCGGCGGTAAGACGATCTTCCCCGGCGACGGCGCCCTGCGCACGCTGCAACTGGTCTCCGCCACCACCAGCCCGAACGGGGTGCAGGTGTGCGTGTTCCGACCGGCGGGCGAGGGGGCCTGA
- a CDS encoding dipeptidase → MSETPDNAVRTYIGTQRDAFLGDLAEWLRIPSVSAQPEHAADVRRSADWLATKLKETGFPTVEVWPTDGLPAVFAHWQCEDPEAPTVLVYGHHDVQPAALADGWHTEPFAPEIIDGKLYARGAADDKGQVFFHTLGVRAHLAATGRSTPAVHLKMLIEGEEESGSEHFRALVEEHAERLAADVVIVSDTGMWSAETPTVCTGMRGLAECEITLHGPDEDLHSGSFGGAVPNPATEVARLVAALHDEDGRVAVPGFYDGVRELTDRERELFAQLPFDETAWLRTAKSRALRGESGRTTLERLWARPTAEVNGIAGGYQGPGGKTIIPSSATVKLSFRLVDGQEPEHIARVVTDWVATRLPEGIRHRTTFHPGTRPCLAPLDHPALRSLARAMGRAFGKEILFTREGGSGPAADLQDVLGAPVLFLGISVPSDAWHAPNEKVELDLLFKGVEAGAHLWSDLAENWPRAH, encoded by the coding sequence ATGAGCGAGACCCCGGACAACGCCGTCCGTACCTATATCGGCACCCAGCGTGACGCCTTCCTCGGCGACCTCGCGGAATGGCTGCGCATACCCTCCGTCTCCGCACAGCCGGAGCACGCTGCGGACGTCCGGCGCAGTGCCGACTGGCTCGCCACGAAACTCAAGGAGACGGGCTTTCCCACCGTCGAGGTCTGGCCGACGGACGGACTGCCCGCCGTGTTCGCGCACTGGCAGTGCGAGGACCCCGAGGCGCCCACCGTCCTCGTCTACGGCCATCACGACGTGCAGCCCGCAGCCCTCGCGGACGGCTGGCACACCGAGCCGTTCGCGCCCGAGATCATCGACGGCAAGCTGTACGCGCGGGGCGCGGCCGACGACAAGGGACAGGTCTTCTTCCACACCCTCGGCGTCCGTGCCCACCTCGCCGCGACCGGGCGCAGCACCCCCGCGGTTCACCTCAAGATGCTCATCGAGGGCGAGGAGGAGTCCGGCTCCGAGCACTTCCGCGCCTTGGTCGAGGAGCACGCCGAACGCCTCGCCGCCGATGTCGTGATCGTCTCCGACACCGGCATGTGGTCCGCCGAAACCCCCACCGTGTGCACCGGCATGCGCGGCCTGGCCGAGTGCGAGATCACGCTGCACGGCCCCGACGAGGATCTGCACTCGGGCTCGTTCGGCGGCGCCGTCCCCAACCCGGCCACCGAAGTGGCCCGCTTGGTCGCCGCGCTGCACGACGAGGACGGCCGCGTCGCCGTTCCCGGCTTCTACGACGGGGTCCGCGAACTCACCGACCGGGAACGCGAACTCTTCGCGCAGCTCCCCTTCGACGAGACCGCCTGGCTGCGTACCGCCAAGTCCCGTGCCCTGCGCGGCGAATCCGGACGCACCACCCTCGAACGTCTCTGGGCCCGCCCCACCGCCGAGGTCAACGGCATCGCGGGCGGCTACCAGGGCCCCGGCGGCAAGACGATCATTCCCTCGTCCGCGACGGTGAAGCTGTCCTTCCGCCTCGTCGACGGCCAGGAACCCGAGCACATCGCACGCGTCGTGACCGACTGGGTGGCCACCCGCCTCCCCGAAGGCATACGGCACCGTACGACGTTCCACCCCGGCACCCGGCCCTGCCTCGCACCGCTGGACCACCCCGCGCTGCGGTCGCTGGCCCGCGCCATGGGCCGCGCCTTCGGCAAGGAGATCCTCTTCACCCGCGAAGGAGGCTCGGGCCCGGCCGCCGATCTGCAGGACGTACTGGGCGCCCCGGTCCTCTTCCTCGGCATCTCGGTACCCTCCGACGCCTGGCACGCCCCCAACGAAAAGGTCGAACTCGACCTCCTCTTCAAGGGCGTCGAAGCCGGCGCCCACCTCTGGTCCGACCTCGCGGAGAACTGGCCCCGGGCCCACTGA
- the nudC gene encoding NAD(+) diphosphatase — protein sequence MEAPVTTSTDHSPDRPIALTAPSGIDRAAHHRLDEAWLAAAWSHPSTRVFVVSEGQVLVDETSEGRTEIVTTPSFEAPPTESHRYFLGNDEDGVSYFALQKDSLPGRMDQSARPAGLREAGLLLSPRDAALMVHAVALENWQRLHRFCSRCGERTVITAAGHIRRCPACGAEHYPRTDPAVIMLVTDEQDRALLGRQMHWPEGRFSTLAGFVEPGESIEDSVRREVFEEVGVTVGEVEYLASQPWPFPSSLMLGFMARATSAEINVDGDEIHEARWFSREELEKAFASGEVLPPYGISIAARLVERWYGKPLPRRTKAL from the coding sequence TTGGAAGCACCCGTGACCACCTCGACCGACCACAGCCCCGACCGTCCGATCGCGCTGACCGCACCCAGCGGCATAGACCGCGCGGCGCACCACCGGCTCGACGAAGCCTGGCTGGCCGCCGCCTGGAGCCACCCCTCCACCCGGGTCTTCGTCGTCTCCGAAGGACAGGTACTCGTCGACGAGACGAGCGAGGGCCGCACGGAGATCGTGACGACGCCGTCCTTCGAGGCGCCGCCCACCGAGTCCCACCGCTACTTCCTCGGCAACGACGAGGACGGCGTCAGCTACTTCGCCCTGCAGAAGGACAGCCTGCCCGGACGCATGGACCAGTCCGCCCGCCCGGCCGGGCTGCGCGAGGCGGGCCTGCTGCTGTCCCCGCGCGACGCCGCGCTCATGGTGCACGCCGTCGCCTTGGAGAACTGGCAACGGCTGCACCGCTTCTGCTCGCGCTGCGGCGAACGCACCGTGATCACCGCGGCCGGCCATATCCGCCGCTGCCCCGCCTGCGGCGCGGAGCACTACCCGCGCACCGACCCCGCCGTGATCATGCTGGTCACCGACGAGCAGGACCGCGCCCTGCTCGGCCGCCAGATGCACTGGCCCGAAGGCCGGTTCTCCACCCTCGCCGGATTCGTCGAACCCGGCGAGTCCATCGAGGACTCCGTACGCCGCGAGGTCTTCGAAGAGGTCGGAGTCACCGTCGGCGAGGTCGAGTACCTCGCCAGCCAGCCCTGGCCCTTTCCGTCCAGCCTGATGCTCGGCTTCATGGCCAGGGCCACCTCCGCGGAGATCAACGTCGACGGCGACGAGATCCACGAGGCCCGCTGGTTCTCCCGCGAGGAGCTGGAGAAGGCCTTCGCCTCCGGCGAGGTCCTGCCCCCGTACGGAATCTCCATCGCGGCACGCCTCGTCGAGCGCTGGTACGGCAAGCCGCTGCCCAGGCGCACCAAAGCGCTCTGA
- a CDS encoding mycoredoxin — protein MSGTVTMYSTTWCGYCRRLKSQMEREGIAYNEINIEQDPESAAFVEQANGGNQTVPTVRVLPTAGGAEVVMTNPSLAQVKQALGA, from the coding sequence ATGTCGGGCACTGTGACGATGTACAGCACGACGTGGTGCGGCTACTGCCGTCGGCTGAAGAGCCAGATGGAGCGTGAGGGCATCGCGTACAACGAGATAAACATCGAGCAGGACCCGGAGTCGGCCGCGTTCGTGGAGCAGGCCAACGGCGGCAACCAGACCGTACCCACGGTGCGGGTGCTGCCGACGGCCGGTGGGGCCGAGGTGGTCATGACGAACCCGAGCCTGGCTCAGGTGAAGCAGGCACTCGGGGCCTGA
- a CDS encoding ATP-dependent DNA helicase UvrD2 gives MTTATHSTLFPDGHGASQFAAPPRDADAVLEGLDPEQREVATALHGPVCVLAGAGTGKTRALTHRIAYGVHAGILQPGNILAVTFTNRAAGEMRGRLRQLGAQGVQARTFHSAALRQLQYFWPKAVGGELPRIAERKIQLVAEAAAVSGTRLDRSELRDVTGEIEWAKVTQTVPADYPAAAARAGRQISRDPAETAQIYAAYERLKSDRSVIDFEDVLLLTVGILQDRHDIAEAVRAQYQHFVVDEYQDVSPLQQRLLELWLGERDNLCVVGDASQTIYSFTGATPDHLLDFRTRHPGATLVKLVRDYRSSPQVVHLANGLLLQARGRAADHRLELVSQRDSGPEPAYREYPDEPAEAEGAARRIRDLIAAGTPASEIAVLFRTNSQSETYEQALADAGIAYQLRGAERFFERTEVREAGAALRGAARFGGNDALLDDAVDLPSQVRAVLSTKGWQPVPPAGSGTVRERWESLAALVRLAEDFARAHPSATLGDLVAELDERAGAQHAPTVDGVTLASLHAAKGLEWDAVFLVGVAEGMMPISYAKTDEQVEEERRLLYVGVTRARRHLCLSWALSRSPGGRAGRRPSRFLDGLRPGSTGGVGHSAGAAGGIERGTATTVTSRPRPTTRTPARCRVCGRTLTDAGEMKLMRCEDCPSDMDEGLYERLRDWRSTQARLSGQPDFCVFTDKTLIAIAEAVPEDARTLSRIPGVLARKLQRYGNDVLAICAGQSPEAREAED, from the coding sequence GTGACCACAGCCACGCACTCCACACTCTTCCCGGACGGACACGGCGCGAGCCAGTTCGCGGCCCCGCCGCGCGACGCCGACGCCGTACTGGAAGGGCTCGACCCCGAACAGCGCGAAGTCGCCACCGCGCTGCACGGGCCCGTGTGCGTGCTCGCCGGAGCCGGAACCGGAAAGACCCGCGCGCTCACCCACCGCATCGCCTACGGCGTCCACGCCGGAATCCTCCAGCCCGGCAACATCCTCGCCGTCACCTTCACCAACCGCGCCGCGGGCGAGATGCGCGGCCGCCTGCGCCAGCTCGGCGCCCAGGGCGTACAGGCCCGCACCTTCCACTCCGCGGCCCTGCGCCAGCTCCAGTACTTCTGGCCCAAGGCCGTCGGAGGCGAACTCCCGCGCATCGCCGAACGCAAGATCCAGCTCGTCGCGGAAGCCGCGGCCGTCAGCGGCACCCGGCTCGACCGCAGCGAGCTGCGTGACGTCACCGGCGAGATCGAGTGGGCGAAGGTCACCCAGACCGTCCCCGCCGACTACCCGGCCGCAGCCGCCCGCGCAGGCCGCCAGATCTCCCGGGACCCCGCCGAAACCGCACAGATCTACGCCGCCTACGAACGCCTCAAGAGCGACCGCTCCGTCATCGACTTCGAGGACGTCCTCCTGCTCACCGTCGGCATCCTCCAGGACCGCCACGACATCGCCGAGGCCGTACGCGCCCAGTACCAGCACTTCGTCGTCGACGAATACCAGGACGTCAGCCCCCTGCAACAGCGCCTGCTCGAACTCTGGCTCGGTGAACGCGACAACCTCTGCGTCGTCGGCGACGCCAGCCAGACCATCTACTCCTTCACCGGCGCCACCCCCGACCACCTCCTCGACTTCCGCACCCGCCACCCCGGCGCCACCCTCGTCAAACTCGTCCGCGACTACCGCTCCTCACCCCAGGTCGTCCACCTCGCCAACGGCCTCCTCCTCCAGGCCCGCGGCCGCGCCGCCGACCACCGGCTCGAACTCGTCTCCCAGCGCGACTCCGGCCCCGAACCCGCCTACCGCGAGTACCCCGACGAACCCGCCGAAGCCGAAGGCGCCGCCCGGCGCATCCGCGACCTCATCGCCGCCGGCACCCCGGCCTCGGAGATCGCCGTCCTGTTCCGTACGAACTCCCAGTCCGAGACCTACGAACAGGCCCTCGCCGACGCGGGCATCGCCTACCAACTGCGCGGAGCCGAGCGGTTCTTCGAACGCACCGAAGTACGCGAGGCCGGTGCCGCACTGCGCGGGGCCGCCCGCTTCGGCGGCAACGACGCCCTGCTCGACGACGCCGTCGACCTGCCCTCCCAGGTCAGGGCCGTGCTGTCCACCAAGGGCTGGCAGCCCGTCCCGCCCGCGGGCTCCGGCACCGTCCGCGAACGCTGGGAATCCCTCGCCGCCCTGGTCCGCCTCGCCGAGGACTTCGCCCGCGCCCACCCGTCCGCGACCCTCGGCGACCTCGTCGCCGAACTCGACGAACGCGCAGGCGCACAGCACGCCCCCACCGTCGACGGCGTCACCCTCGCCTCACTGCACGCCGCCAAGGGACTCGAATGGGACGCCGTCTTCCTCGTCGGCGTCGCCGAGGGCATGATGCCCATCTCGTACGCGAAGACCGACGAACAGGTGGAGGAGGAACGCCGCCTCCTGTACGTGGGCGTCACCCGCGCCCGCCGCCACCTCTGCCTCTCCTGGGCCCTGTCCCGCTCACCCGGCGGCAGGGCGGGCCGCCGCCCCAGCAGATTCCTCGACGGGCTGCGCCCCGGCTCCACCGGCGGCGTCGGACACAGCGCCGGAGCGGCCGGGGGCATCGAACGCGGCACGGCCACCACCGTGACGAGCAGGCCCCGCCCCACCACACGAACCCCCGCCCGCTGCCGCGTCTGCGGACGGACGCTCACCGACGCCGGTGAGATGAAACTGATGCGCTGCGAGGACTGCCCCTCCGACATGGACGAGGGCCTCTACGAGCGCCTTCGCGATTGGCGCAGCACACAGGCCAGGCTCAGCGGCCAGCCCGACTTCTGCGTCTTCACCGACAAGACCCTGATCGCCATCGCCGAGGCAGTCCCCGAGGACGCACGCACGCTCTCCCGCATCCCCGGTGTCCTCGCCCGCAAACTCCAGCGGTACGGCAACGATGTGCTCGCCATTTGTGCAGGTCAGAGCCCCGAGGCGAGAGAAGCTGAGGACTGA